One window from the genome of Pempheris klunzingeri isolate RE-2024b chromosome 7, fPemKlu1.hap1, whole genome shotgun sequence encodes:
- the inpp5l gene encoding inositol polyphosphate-5-phosphatase A, giving the protein MGTYTDVLLVTANVGSLFDNVGEIQNKWLQELYKTIHSHKPQFVALHFQEVGGKDYMVNMGHAESFFWTIESSEEMKDFDRVCIYVDNQFQAEDSFTALGSMYFIHKTLKNIYQYDFNVKDFKAVSGQNRHVGSLDGVTTLEKEKFPKNFWPDFKWSRKGFTRTRWIIHNQGLDLVNVHLFHDASNLIACNSSPSVYSANRKNALRYVINRISDSRYTPLPFFVFGDFNFRLDTLSLVQHLSTSADVQTVKKDSSNEVAKIICEEKDNDHQVLLHIEEKLFAYLHQAIFREDNGRALLKYDKEVAAFDDVVTEEDIKFPPSYPYSEEYTKPTQYMNTRCPAWCDRILMSHTGQEFIHRGDDGEKSVVYDTVGPNVCMGDHKPVFLSLSLKTNDH; this is encoded by the exons ATGGGGACGTACACTGATGTGCTGCTCGTCACCGCAAACGTCGGCTCGCTCTTCGACAAT GTGGgtgaaattcaaaataaatggctaCAAGAATTGTACAAG ACCATCCACAGCCACAAGCCGCAGTTTGTCGCCCTGCACTTCCAGGAGGTGGGAGGGAAAGACTACATGGTCAATATGGGCCACGCTGAAAGCTTCTTTTG GACCATTGAGTCCAGTGAGGAAATGAAAGACTTCGACAGGGTCTGCATCTATGTGGACAACCAGTTCCAAGCAGAGGACAGCTTCACG gCTTTGGGGAGCATGTACTTCATCCACaagacactgaaaaacatctATCAGTACGATTTTAATG TTAAGGATTTTAAAGCAGTGTCGGGGCAGAACAGGCACGTGGGCTCTCTGGACGGGGTCACCACACTGGAGAAAGAAAAATTCCCAAAGAATTTCTGGCCTGAT TTCAAGTGGTCCAGAAAGGGCTTCACGAGGACCCGCTGGATCATACACAACCA AGGTTTGGACCTGGTCAACGTCCACCTGTTCCATGATGCCTCCAACCTCATTGCCTGCAACTCCAGTCCCTCCGTTTACTCAGCCAACCGCAAAAACGCTCTCAGATATGTCATCAACAG gATATCAGACAGCCGCTACACTCctctgcctttctttgtgtttggagATTTCAATTTCCGTCTGGACACACTTAGCCTGGTCCAG CATCTGTCCACGTCAGCAGATGTGCAGACAGTGAAGAAGGACAGCAGTAACGAAGTAGCGAAGATCATCTGCGAAGAAAAAGACAACGACCACCAG GTGCTGCTCCACATCGAGGAGAAACTGTTTGCCTACCTGCACCAGGCCATTTTCAGGGAGGACAACGGCAGGGCA CTCTTGAAATATGACAAAGAAGTAGCAGCCTTTGATGATGTTGTAACGGAAGAGGACATCAAGTTTCCACCCAG CTACCCCTACAGTGAAGAGTACACTAAACCAACCCAGTACATGAACACTCGATGCCCTGCCTGGTGCGATCGCATCCTCATGTCACACACTGGCCAAGAATTCATCCACAGG GGAGATGACGGCGAGAAGAGCGTCGTTTACGACACAGTGGGTCCTAATGTGTGTATGGGAGACCACAAG CCGGTTTTCTTGTCCTTATCACTGAAGACAAATGACCATTGA
- the nkx6.3 gene encoding homeobox protein Nkx-6.3, with product MDPNIQGSFLFNNSLNQFPSDLKAPVCQYSVPNSFYKLNPGLNSQLQAGTPHGISDILSRSMMGMGSTGTTTLLSGYSTVGGFAPSVTSTSMYYNRDYNSNLGGFSKPGAECPMKGRSVSCWAESGCDWRGGRQQCANSSGPLGEMSGRKKHTRPTFSGHQIFALEKTFEQTKYLAGPERARLAYSLGMTESQVKVWFQNRRTKWRKKSASEPSSTQTSHAGAGGEASENEVEDEEYNKPLDPDSDDDKIRLLLRKHRRAFSVLRLGPHHHV from the exons ATGGATCCAAACATCCAGGGGTCTTTCCTGTTCAACAACAGCCTGAACCAATTCCCCTCGGACCTCAAGGCGCCGGTGTGCCAGTACTCAGTGCCTAACTCTTTCTACAAGCTCAACCCGGGCCTGAACAGCCAGCTGCAGGCAGGGACCCCCCACGGCATCAGTGACATCCTGAGCCGCTCTATGATGGGGATGGGCTCCACGGGCACCACCACCCTGCTGTCCGGATACTCCACCGTGGGGGGGTTCGCCCCCTCCGTCACCAGCACGTCCATGTACTATAACCGAGACTACAACTCCAACCTGGGTGGCTTCTCCAAGCCCGGCGCCGAGTGTCCCATGAAGGGTCGCAGTGTGAGCTGCTGGGCGGAGAGCGGCTGtgactggagaggagggaggcagcagTGCGCCAACA gTAGTGGTCCTCTGGGGGAGATGTCAGGCAGGAAGAAACACACCAGACCAACATTTAGCGGACATCAGATATTTGCTCTGGAGAAAACCTTCGAGCAGACCAAGTACTTGGCCGGGCCTGAGAGGGCAAGACTGGCTTATTCTCTGGGCATGACTGAGTCACAAGTCAAG GTGTGGTTTCAGAACCGACGCACcaagtggaggaagaagagcgcCTCGGAGCCCAGCTCCACGCAGACCAGCCACGCGGGCGCGGGCGGCGAGGCCTCGGAGAACGAGGTGGAGGACGAGGAGTACAACAAGCCTCTGGACCCGGACTCTGACGACGACAAGATCCGACTGCTGCTGCGCAAACACCGCAGGGCTTTCTCCGTCCTGCGCCTCGGGCCACATCACCACGTCTGA
- the LOC139204413 gene encoding E3 ubiquitin-protein ligase NEURL3 produces MEKTAFYNNLNSDVRSKTSHRCGHFCLGPLTFHCQAVGDAVRLSQGSRHAEKMRNTFKNGLVFSSRPVRVQERIRLRVEKTVSHWHGALRVGFTSVPPSGRPLPLPTIAIPNLTDQPGHWAAPVNEFYCQAGSELEFWVSYGGSMYIRSNNRQYKLLSGVDLSQPLWAMIDIYGATCSVFLLGSGKKSMCCTRRSCPAPECITSPDADNHCSLIPDVSSLCGSTDECLSSLDTEIPAGEDSIMDCVVCFDKEARVTLPCGHRCLCHYCSSRVRQMFGICPLCRTDCISGGTVGVLSS; encoded by the exons ATGGAGAAAACTGCTTTCTACAACAACTTGAACTCTG ATGTCAGGTCAAAGACGTCACACAGGTGCGGCCATTTCTGCCTCGGTCCTCTGACCTTCCACTGCCAGGCTGTGGGAGACGCAGTGCGCCTGAGCCAGGGTTCTCGACATGCGGAGAAGATGAGGAACACGTTCAAGAACGGCCTGGTGTTTAGCAGCCGTCCAGTGAGAGTCCAGGAGAGAATTCGTCTGAGGGTGGAGAAAACTGTGTCTCACTGGCACGGAGCTCTGCGTGTGGGCTTCACCAGTGTGCCGCCCTCGGGCAGACCTCTGCCTCTGCCCACCATCGCCATCCCCAACCTCACTGACCAACCTGGGCACTGGGCTGCTCCCGTGAATGAATTCTACTGCCAAGCAGGTTCAGAGCTGGAGTTCTGGGTTTCCTATGGAGGCAGCATGTACATCAGAAGCAACAACAGGCAGTACAAGCTCCTATCAGGCGTGGATCTCAGCCAGCCCCTGTGGGCCATGATTGACATCTACGGGGCAACATGCTCCGTTTTTCTCCTGG GCTCAGGGAAAAAATCTATGTGCTGCACCAGACGCTCCTGTCCTGCACCTGAATGCATCACCTCACCTGATGCTGACAATCATTGCAGTTTGATCCCTGATGTCTCCAGCCTCTGTGGAAGCACTGATGaatgcctctcctctcttgaCACGGAAATCCCAGCAG GTGAAGACAGCATCATGGACTGTGTGGTGTGCTTTGACAAAGAGGCCAGAGTCACTCTGCCTTGCGGCCACCGGTGTCTGTGTCACTACTGCAGCTCCAGGGTCCGCCAGATGTTTGGCATCTGCCCGCTGTGCCGAACAGACTGCATCAGTGGAGGCACTGTGGGTGTTCTAAGCTCCTGA